The DNA window CTTACATACAAACCAACATAATTCTCTGATAGCAAACCAGAAACCATCAATCAACCCTTTTAAGATTGAGAACAACGATTTGCTTCTGAATCAGATTAAAGAGCGAGAGGCTGCTATGAACAACGAGATTTATGCCTCGTTCTGGAACAGCGACCGTGTCAATCCTTACGGGACAGCGGTGACAATTCCCGAACACAAGGATATTGACGTTTCCGAATACACTACTCCTACCCCGGGTCACATAACATCCAACTACGGATACCGCTCGCGCTTCGGACGCATGCACTATGGTATAGACCTGAAACTTCAGGTGGGTGATACGGTCCGCGCTGCTTTTTCCGGCAAAGTCCGTCTGACAAAATATGAAGGACGCGGATATGGCTACTATGTGGTTGTCCGCCATGACAATGGTCTTGAAACCGTTTATGGTCATCTAAGCCGCTTCCTCGTTAAGCCTGACCAATATGTCAAGGCCGGAGAGCCGATTGCTCTCGGTGGTAACACAGGCCGCAGCACCGGTGCCCATCTCCATTTCGAAACCCGCTATCTTGGCATTCCTATCAATCCGGCGGCTATAATAGATTTTGAAAACGGAGTTACGCATAAAGATATTTTTGCTTTTGACAAGCGGACTTACGGTAAGTCTCAGAAATATTCTCCCACC is part of the Duncaniella dubosii genome and encodes:
- a CDS encoding M23 family metallopeptidase; its protein translation is MKFLKLKTLLATLLISTAAFTANAQLKLPALHTNQHNSLIANQKPSINPFKIENNDLLLNQIKEREAAMNNEIYASFWNSDRVNPYGTAVTIPEHKDIDVSEYTTPTPGHITSNYGYRSRFGRMHYGIDLKLQVGDTVRAAFSGKVRLTKYEGRGYGYYVVVRHDNGLETVYGHLSRFLVKPDQYVKAGEPIALGGNTGRSTGAHLHFETRYLGIPINPAAIIDFENGVTHKDIFAFDKRTYGKSQKYSPTKRSTKKYASRKRKSTRRSTATAKK